In a genomic window of Onychostoma macrolepis isolate SWU-2019 chromosome 08, ASM1243209v1, whole genome shotgun sequence:
- the rbm15 gene encoding RNA-binding protein 15 — MKGKERSPVKKRSRALDDIRDRGGSHPTSKKMGVISISGGGSNNGNSSSKSEGGSARRGLIGDKRDGRDFDGHVSSRTGNNHGYTSPVASSSGKNHASSLSLEAAARTNSRGESRAPLPTNESEYKTLKISELGSQLSDEEIEDGLFHEFKKFGDVSVKISRVNDERIAFVNFRRPDDARAAKHARGRLVLYDRPLKIEAVYLNRRRSRSPVDKDHFSVVAGHRHLHTQRPLSPTGLGYRDYRLQQLALGRLPPPPPPPLPRELEREREFAFYEARARPAYIAERAAPFREEDFISPEDDQRANRTLFLGNLDITVTENDLRRAFERFGTITEVDIKRPSRGQSSTYGFLKFENLDMAHRAKMSMSGKVVGRNPIKIGYGKATPTTRLWVGGLGPWVPLTALAREFDRFGTIRTIDYRKGDTWAYIQYESLDAAQAACTHMRGFPLGGPDRRLRVDFADTEHRYQQQFLQPLPLQHYEIVAESFVHRATPEAIRVRERTPPPLHFRERELYAGAEWPAPAIRERVRTPAFEPLEHLERERRREAWSLERELPGRDAARKRRLMEDGRHLECSPDSSSEWAARRRRPPSLEGSPGGSSRDGRFSDSERPARADRVSPARESRSSLDRGPGEKRIKGSGSLSESSVGVSPAERKRKAGDSAKGASKRDRSECSSKSSQASKQDAGGKLSMAWNGMLLLKNSNFPASMHLLEGDLSVANSLLIDGSTGGKVTQLRITQRLRLDQPKIDEVSRRIKVAGPGGYAVLLAVPGSSEETTSSDPAASTQRPLRNLVSYLKQKQAAGVISLPVGGSRDKDNTGVLHAFPPCDFSQQFLDSSAKALAKTEEDFLVMIIVRGAS, encoded by the coding sequence ATGAAAGGGAAAGAGCGGTCGCCGGTGAAAAAGCGTTCAAGGGCCTTGGATGATATACGAGACAGGGGAGGAAGCCATCCGACCAGTAAGAAAATGGGGGTTATCTCGATTTCTGGCGGTGGAAGCAACAACGGCAATAGTTCGTCTAAAAGCGAAGGGGGTTCTGCACGACGGGGGCTGATCGGAGATAAAAGAGACGGACGGGATTTTGACGGACATGTCTCCAGTCGGACTGGAAATAACCACGGTTACACCAGCCCTGTTGCGAGCTCGAGCGGCAAGAATCACGCCTCGAGCTTGTCCTTAGAGGCGGCCGCGCGCACCAACTCGCGCGGTGAGTCGCGCGCCCCGCTTCCCACAAACGAAAGTGAgtacaaaactttaaaaatcaGCGAGCTCGGCTCCCAGCTAAGCGACGAGGAAATCGAGGACGGCCTCTTTCACGAATTCAAAAAATTTGGCGACGTGAGTGTTAAAATCAGCCGAGTCAACGATGAGAGAATCGCTTTCGTCAACTTTAGGAGACCGGATGATGCCAGAGCGGCGAAGCACGCGCGAGGCCGGCTGGTGCTGTACGACCGTCCTTTGAAAATTGAGGCGGTCTACTTGAATAGGAGGAGAAGTCGATCTCCTGTAGATAAAGACCATTTCTCTGTAGTAGCAGGCCACAGACATTTGCATACCCAGAGGCCGCTCTCTCCAACCGGTCTGGGTTACAGAGACTACCGGTTACAGCAGTTAGCGCTGGGTCGGCTTCCTCCTCCCCCACCCCCGCCGTTACCGAGAGAGcttgaaagagaaagagagttcGCCTTTTATGAAGCCAGGGCGCGGCCTGCGTACATCGCGGAGCGGGCCGCTCCATTCCGCGAGGAGGACTTTATCTCTCCCGAGGACGACCAGAGAGCCAACCGCACACTGTTTCTGGGTAATTTGGATATTACTGTGACTGAAAATGATTTGAGGAGAGCTTTTGAACGATTTGGGACCATCACAGAGGTGGACATTAAAAGACCTTCTCGAGGACAGAGCAGCACCTATGGCTTTCTTAAATTTGAAAACTTGGACATGGCCCATAGAGCAAAAATGAGCATGTCTGGGAAAGTTGTGGGCCGAAACCCCATAAAAATTGGCTATGGCAAAGCCACCCCCACCACACGCTTGTGGGTGGGTGGTCTTGGACCTTGGGTGCCTCTGACTGCACTAGCCAGGGAATTTGACCGCTTTGGCACTATCAGGACTATAGACTACAGAAAAGGGGACACCTGGGCTTATATTCAGTATGAAAGCCTGGACGCTGCTCAGGCGGCCTGCACACACATGCGTGGATTTCCTCTCGGCGGTCCCGACAGGAGGCTGAGGGTGGACTTCGCTGACACGGAGCACCGCTACCAGCAGCAGTTCTTGCAGCCCCTCCCTTTGCAACACTATGAAATCGTGGCTGAGTCTTTCGTCCATCGCGCCACCCCTGAGGCTATCAGGGTCCGAGAACGGACTCCCCCACCACTGCACTTCAGAGAAAGAGAACTGTATGCTGGAGCTGAATGGCCTGCGCCTGCCATTCGTGAACGTGTACGAACTCCTGCCTTCGAGCCCCTCGAGCACTTGGAGCGCGAGCGACGGCGAGAGGCATGGTCACTGGAGAGGGAACTGCCAGGCAGGGATGCTGCACGCAAGCGGCGACTCATGGAGGACGGGAGACATCTGGAGTGTTCACCTGACAGCAGCAGCGAGTGGGCAGCCCGTCGTCGCAGGCCGCCGTCCCTCGAGGGCAGCCCAGGAGGGAGCAGTCGAGATGGACGATTCAGCGACTCTGAGCGGCCAGCGAGAGCAGACCGAGTGTCCCCTGCACGAGAGAGCCGCAGCAGCCTGGACCGAGGCCCTGGTGAAAAGCGCATCAAAGGCAGCGGCAGCCTCTCAGAGTCCAGTGTCGGTGTGAGCCCTGCAGAGAGAAAGCGCAAAGCGGGCGATTCGGCCAAAGGTGCCTCCAAAAGGGACCGATCTGAGTGCAGCTCCAAAAGCAGCCAGGCTTCAAAGCAGGACGCAGGGGGCAAGCTGAGCATGGCCTGGAATGGCATGCTGCTTCTAAAAAACAGTAACTTCCCAGCCAGCATGCACCTCCTGGAGGGGGACCTGAGCGTCGCCAACAGTCTCCTCATCGACGGCAGCACGGGTGGTAAAGTCacacagctgcgcatcacacaACGCCTTCGCCTCGACCAGCCCAAGATCGACGAAGTGTCTCGCCGCATCAAAGTCGCAGGCCCAGGCGGGTATGCGGTTCTACTGGCGGTTCCGGGCAGCTCTGAGGAGACGACTTCTTCGGACCCAGCAGCATCGACGCAGAGGCCCCTGCGCAACTTGGTTTCGTACTTGAAGCAAAAGCAGGCCGCCGGGGTCATCAGTTTACCCGTCGGGGGCAGTAGAGATAAGGACAACACTGGGGTCCTGCACGCATTTCCACCATGTGATTTCTCTCAGCAGTTCTTAGATTCTTCTGCGAAAGCTCTTGCCAAAACGGAAGAGGACTTCCTGGTCATGATCATTGTGCGAGGAGCATCTTAA